The genomic window TCGTGATTTCTTCGACCGGCATGCCGCTGGTATGGTGCGGAAAAAAGACGCGATGAATTCCCTGGCGGGCCGGATAGCGCCCCGTCAGCATGCCTGCCCGTGACGGACTGCAGAGCGAGGCCGGCGCATAAAAGTCGGTAAAGCGCGCTCCTTCCTGAGCCATCTGATCCAAATGCGGGGTTTTAATCTTCGGGGCGCCATAGCAACCGAGGTCCTGATAGCCCTGATCATCGGTCAAAATAAGGATAACATTCGGCTTGCCCGCCGTAGCCTTGGCGGAGGTGGAAGCCTCGGCGAAGGCGGGCTTCGATGCCCACGCGCTGCCCGCTAGCAGAAACAGAGCGACGGATATTCTTTGAGTTAACGTTTTCAGCTTCATTTCTTTCTCGCATTCCGGGCGGGTTCTTTGCCGTCATCACCCTGTTGCGTCATCCAGCCACTGATCGCTGTTTTAAGTTTCTGCAACTGCGTGGCGTATTCCGGATTGTTCGCCAGATTATTCATTTCCCACGGATCGGCATCCAAATCAAACAATTGAAACTCCGGCTGTTTGCGGTAGCGCTGCACCAGCGTTTCTGCGGTCGGATCGGTTTTCGCCTTTTCCAGCCAGCTTGTATAAATCTGACGTACGTCACGATTCGGATTTTTTGTATCCTCATACCCGTAGTCAAAGCCGTTAATAGTGCGAACAGCAAACAGGTTTTCCGGCGTCAGATTCCACATCAGCTTAAAGCGCCCATCCGTGACCGCGCGCGATGAAAACGGAGGTCCCTCTCTGCCGCTGTTATACTCAAAAAAAGCGTTGTCCCGATGCGTCTTCGTCTTTCCCGTAATGAGCGGAAGCAGGCTCTTCCCATCCAGATTGGACGGAACCTCGCCGCCAGCCGCATCAATCAGCGTCGGCACAATGTCGCAATATCCAGCCAACGCGTCGGTCTCAAAACCGGAGATACCCGGCCATTTTACGATGCAGGCCGAACGCGTTCCCCAGTCATAATTCGTCCACTTACCGCCGGGCATGCCGGTTCCGTTTTCATCGAGCACGATGAATGCGGTATCCTGATCCAGTTCCAGCTTCTTTAACAGAGCCTGCGCCTTACCCGCCTGCTCATCGAACAGACGGACCTCGCCCAGATGTTCGCGGAAAAAATTCCGAGTTTCCTGGGTATCCACCATGTGCGGCGGGAGCTTCAGTTCATCCAGCTCCCAGTGCGATGTATCGCCCGCATCCCACGGAGCATGGGCGTGGATCGAACAGATGAAGAGGCAGAAAGGCTGCTCGGGGTTGCGCGTCATAAACTCCTCGACACCATCCCATGTCTCGCCGGTTTTTGGTGCGCGTGCATTGCAGCCTGTCGGGAATCCCTCCACCTTCTCAAACGGATAAACCGATTTTGGGCTAATATGCGTCTTGCCGGTCAAGCCGACCCGATAACCCAGTTCGCTCAAATACTGCGCGATACTCAGCGTCCCCTCCTTGGTCGGTCGGTGGTTGCTGGTGCAACCGTTCCGGTAGGGTTGCAGGCCGGTATAGAGTTCCGCCCGCGACGGGCCGCAAACCGCATTCGCGACAAACATATTCCTAAAACGAATCCCCTCACCCGCCAGCTTATCAATATTCGGCGTTGTATTCGGGTTGGCCGAACCATAGCAGCCGATACTCGACGAACTGATATCGTCGCCCAGAATGATCAAAAAGTTAGGGGATTTCGCCTCAACCATGCCAGCCAGTGCCGGAAGTTCTTCCTTGATCACGGCAGCCACCTGCGCGGCAAGTGCATTACAGCCGACAGAATTGAAATGACAATTCCTTGGTTTCTGCCACTCTTTCAAATGCGGTTCACATAAAGCGTGCAGATCGTTCACCCGGATATCGTTCGCTTTCATAATTTCAAGCGCGGCGGCGTTGTACTTAACGGGCGCCTCAGGCGTGCGCAACGGATTCAGCGTTCCCGGCACGATCGGAGTCGTCGTCGCAAAGACCAGCTTCGCACCCGTGGCTTTCAGTTTGGCAACTAAGGTCTTCATATTCGCCGTGTACACGTCCAGCGTCGCCTGAGTCGGATCGTTGGGATCGTTCGACTTCTCATTTGATCCATCCGTTTTGACGTGCTTGAGGTCGTGCAGGCCCCAATTGAAATGAATAACGTCCCACTTCTGCACGGCCAGCCACCGATCAATATTCTCTACTCCGTTAATCGTTCCAACGCAATTTTCTCGCCGATTTCCATTCCGACCCATCGGCCGAAAGACATTCGCCTTGCCCTGCAAAAGTTCGCGCACCTGCAGGGTGTAGCCGATCGAAATCGAGTCGCCAATGATCAGCACGTTCGGCAACGCCGGATCGGGCGTGAAGGTCCAAACCAGGGTTTGGTCTTTTTCCGCCGTCGATCCGGCCTCCGGCGCGGCCGTAGCGACAGATGCAAAGAGCAGTGAGATGATGAGGGTTGATATGGTTTGTCGAGTAGACATAATATAGCTCCTTTCAATATTTCTAAATTTCACTTTTCTCATATCGCAAGGAACGTCAATGCCCCTCACAGAACCGGACTTGTGGATTTCCCACATCCGGCTCTTCGATTCATCTCACGTAACACGGATATCCGGTATAGAAGTTGTGCCGGATCGTCGGCTTCGGAAGCGGGTAGTGGCTGAGGTAGTCGTAAAACTTTGCCCAGCTCATGCTTCGCTTCTGGCTCCGCCGGTTCAACCATTTGCGCACCCGCCCCAGCGTCAGGCTGTAGTAGCTGGCGATGCATCGGTAGTTGCCGCTCACTCCGTAGTACTGGTAGTGCCCCCGCAGCTTGGCGCTTAGGCTTTTCCACCATTCCTTGGTTTTAGTGCGGTTCCGGTTTTCTTTCAACCACTCGTTCAGATCCCGGCATTTGGCCGCATATTTCTTCCGGCTGGTCTTGCGACCGAGCTTAAAGCGGCCCTGCCGGGTGCGGTCGCAGTAGTGGGTGAACCCAAGGAAGTCGAACGTGTTCGGGCGGCGATCCTGCCGGACGGCGTTTTCGGCTTCGTAACGTCCGAAGCTCATCCGCCTGCTTTTCTCCGGATGGATTTCCAGCGCGTAGCGCTCGAAGCGCTTTTTCAGCACTCGCTCAATGCGTTGCGCATCCTGCTCGTATTGCACGACGCAGACGAAGTCATCTGCATAGCGCACGAGTTCACAGAACCCTTTCACGTGGGCCTTCACCGTTTCCTTGAACCAACTATCCAGCACGTGGTGCAGGTAGATGTTAGCGAGGATCGGGCTAAGGATCGATCCCTGCGGCGTTCCCTCTTCCGTTTCCACCAGCAACCCTCCATCGACATAGCCTGCTTTCAGGAACTTCCCGATCAGGTGCAACAGCGAGCGATCCTTGACGCGGATTCGCAAGAAATCCAGCAGGTGCTCGTGCGACACGTTGTCAAAGAATCCCCTGATGTCGGCATCGATAACATGGTTGACCGGCTTGAACATCACCAGTTCGTTCAACTCCTTCAAAGCCTGATGGGCGTTGCGCTTCGGCCGGAAGCCGAAAGACTGATTCGAGAAGTCCTGCTCATGAATACTTTCGAGTATCCATACGATACCGCGCTCGACGATCTTGTTCTCGATCGCCGAGATCCCGAGCGGACGGAACTCGCCGCCCCCTTTAGGGATGTATACCCGCCGGGCCGGAATCGGACGAAAGCGTTTCGCCTTCAGCCGTTCGACCAACGCGTTCAGGTTCTCTTCCAGATTTTCCGCATACCCATGCCAGCTCTGGTTATCCTGCCCCACCGCCTTATTCCTGTTAAGGCTCATGAAGCACTTCCGAAGGAACGCAACGTTCAGCAGATGAGCTAGGCTCGTAAACTGCATCGCGGCATTCCTCTTCGCGTGTTCCGCTATAAGGGAAAGCTTGAGCTCTGTTGTTTCCATTTCTGTGTATGGCATCCTTCTTACACTTCCCTTTGCAATAAACCGTCGACTCCTTCGAGTGGGCTTGCGCCCTCGGCGGGCATTACCCCGCCTACTCCCCTACTACGAGTTGATCCGACTACCGTAGCGACTTACCGTCTCGTCGCCTCTTCGGCTTCCTCGACAGCTTCTGCGGAACGCTACGGTTCTCCCAAGTTCCGCCCTAAACAATTCATTCGCCCGCCACGGCCTGAGACCCCGGCACGCCGCGCAACCCTCGCCTTTCGCGGGCTGCACGATTCTGGCTTCCAGGAGATGAAACCCTTGGCCCTGTGCAACAATGGAAAATTTCGGGGCTTATAGCCTTCACTTCCGTTGTGGCTGACGAACTGCTATTCCTACAGCTTCGACTGATTCGTTACCTCCTCAACCGTGCAGGTCTATTCCATGCCGGCGGCTAACCTTTGCATGGGCTGGATTGGCCAGCTTGTTTAAGACAGCTTTGCTTGGCGCACTCATTTGATTCCTTTAGTTAGTTAGTCGCGAGATCAGACAGTTTAATGCCCCTTTGACTTCTTTTTCATCGACTGCGGAAAGTCGCCCTTTTCCAGCGAGGTCATGGGATCATCCATTTCATCCATGGTTTCCTCTAATAGCGCAGTGAGCTGCTTCAACGTTTCGCTATATTCCGGATTCCCCGCGAGATTGTTCATCTCCATCGGGTCTTTTGCCACGTTGAACAGCTTCACCTTTTTCAGCTGGGGATACGCGATGAGTTTCCAATCGCCGCTCAAAATCATGCGCTGGGTATCGATGTAGGCCCCATAAATTTTGTCATAGCTTTTATCCGCCCGTCCATCGAGTAGCGGCAGCACGCTTTTATAATCAACATAGTCAGGAGGCGTTTGCCCGCTGATTTCCAGCGCGGTCGCCATGGCATCCTGAATATAGATCGGGGCATCAATCCTCGTACCGCCCTTGACGCCCGGCCCCCATACGATGAAGGGCGCGCGCATGGCAGGATCGTACATATTCTGCTTGCCGACCAAGCCGTGATGGCCAAGCGAGAGCCCATGGTCGGAGCTGAAAATGATCCAGGTGTTGTCGGCTTTGCCGCTTTCTTCCAACGCCTGAAGAATCCGGCCGATCTGCGCATCCATATGCGTGATGCTGGCGTAGTATTCCTGACGGTTAACCTTGATGGCAAATTCCGTGCGTGGAAACGGCACCAATTTTTCATCGCGGATAACCGGAACACCACCCTCGCCCTGATCCGGATAGGATGGAATAAAGTTTTCGGGCACCTTAATACGATCCAGTGGGTATCGATCGATATATTCCTTCGGTGCCTGACGCGGATCGTGCGGCGCATTAAAGGCGACATACATGAAGAAGGGTTTGTCGCTGTCCGCCTTTTCCTCTAGGTAGGCAACGGTTTCGTCCGCCAGCACCTCGCTCCAATGCGTTCCGCCTTCCCAAAATCCGCCCTGCGCTTTATCCCACGGTTTCCAGCCGGCTTCATAGTCGGCCTCGTCCTTCGGACGGTTATAGCCCGCCGGCACCTGCTTCGGCATGCCGCCACGCACTTTGCCCGTACGGTCAAACATCTTCTTCGCACTCATGCCACCCACATGCCATTTCCCGCTCATATAGGTATCATAACCTTGCGCGGACATCAGTTGAGACCAGGATTTGCGGGTGCCTTTTGTACATTCCCGCGCATTCTCGTTAGCGTTCCATACAAAGTTCCCCGTGTTCAAGCAGGCCCGGCTGGCCATGCAGACCGCCCCCGCCCAGGCGCCCATATTGTAGGCGTGGGTAAAACTGGCCCCTTCGGTGGCGAGACGATCCAGGTTCGGCGTGTCGATATCCGTCAGCCCATACGCCCCGATTGTTTCAAAGCTTTGGTCGTCCGAAAAAATGAAAAGTATATTCGGTTTTTCCGCAGCCATCAACGCATTGGCCATAAGCAGCGAACCCAGCAGGATTAAAGATTTATTTTTCATACCGTTCATTTTCCTATTTTAAATTAATACAAAACCCGGTCACCGGCAGATCCGGTAGGCTCTTTGGCAATTGAATCGTCAACCCCGACGCATTCCGGCTCCACTTCAGTCTATCCGGGCTCCCCATCAATTCGATGTCCTGAATCTCCTGATCAAGCAGGCCACCGCTCGCCAGCGTCTTGATCATGATGTCCTTTGTTGGCGGTGCCAGCACAAATGCGTAGAGGGTGCCGTCCTTCGTCGTGAAACGGATATCCTGCGGCGTGAAGTCCTTGTTATTTTCACCCTGTCGGCCGTCCTTAATTTCTGTCGGCCCTTCGCCGAACGTTTTCCACGGTCTGGAACCATAGATGCCTTCACCGTTAATCCGCATAAAATCGCCGAAAGCAGCCACATAGGCCGTCTGATTTTCCGGAATAGTGCCATCGCCTCGCAGTGCCAGGTTAATCATGACCACGCCGTTTTTACTGATCGCGTCGACGGCATTCGCGACCATCACCGGAATACTCATCCGGTTCTGCGCCCCTTTACGATAG from Pontiella desulfatans includes these protein-coding regions:
- the ltrA gene encoding group II intron reverse transcriptase/maturase; its protein translation is MPYTEMETTELKLSLIAEHAKRNAAMQFTSLAHLLNVAFLRKCFMSLNRNKAVGQDNQSWHGYAENLEENLNALVERLKAKRFRPIPARRVYIPKGGGEFRPLGISAIENKIVERGIVWILESIHEQDFSNQSFGFRPKRNAHQALKELNELVMFKPVNHVIDADIRGFFDNVSHEHLLDFLRIRVKDRSLLHLIGKFLKAGYVDGGLLVETEEGTPQGSILSPILANIYLHHVLDSWFKETVKAHVKGFCELVRYADDFVCVVQYEQDAQRIERVLKKRFERYALEIHPEKSRRMSFGRYEAENAVRQDRRPNTFDFLGFTHYCDRTRQGRFKLGRKTSRKKYAAKCRDLNEWLKENRNRTKTKEWWKSLSAKLRGHYQYYGVSGNYRCIASYYSLTLGRVRKWLNRRSQKRSMSWAKFYDYLSHYPLPKPTIRHNFYTGYPCYVR
- a CDS encoding sulfatase-like hydrolase/transferase: MKNKSLILLGSLLMANALMAAEKPNILFIFSDDQSFETIGAYGLTDIDTPNLDRLATEGASFTHAYNMGAWAGAVCMASRACLNTGNFVWNANENARECTKGTRKSWSQLMSAQGYDTYMSGKWHVGGMSAKKMFDRTGKVRGGMPKQVPAGYNRPKDEADYEAGWKPWDKAQGGFWEGGTHWSEVLADETVAYLEEKADSDKPFFMYVAFNAPHDPRQAPKEYIDRYPLDRIKVPENFIPSYPDQGEGGVPVIRDEKLVPFPRTEFAIKVNRQEYYASITHMDAQIGRILQALEESGKADNTWIIFSSDHGLSLGHHGLVGKQNMYDPAMRAPFIVWGPGVKGGTRIDAPIYIQDAMATALEISGQTPPDYVDYKSVLPLLDGRADKSYDKIYGAYIDTQRMILSGDWKLIAYPQLKKVKLFNVAKDPMEMNNLAGNPEYSETLKQLTALLEETMDEMDDPMTSLEKGDFPQSMKKKSKGH
- a CDS encoding sulfatase-like hydrolase/transferase; protein product: MSTRQTISTLIISLLFASVATAAPEAGSTAEKDQTLVWTFTPDPALPNVLIIGDSISIGYTLQVRELLQGKANVFRPMGRNGNRRENCVGTINGVENIDRWLAVQKWDVIHFNWGLHDLKHVKTDGSNEKSNDPNDPTQATLDVYTANMKTLVAKLKATGAKLVFATTTPIVPGTLNPLRTPEAPVKYNAAALEIMKANDIRVNDLHALCEPHLKEWQKPRNCHFNSVGCNALAAQVAAVIKEELPALAGMVEAKSPNFLIILGDDISSSSIGCYGSANPNTTPNIDKLAGEGIRFRNMFVANAVCGPSRAELYTGLQPYRNGCTSNHRPTKEGTLSIAQYLSELGYRVGLTGKTHISPKSVYPFEKVEGFPTGCNARAPKTGETWDGVEEFMTRNPEQPFCLFICSIHAHAPWDAGDTSHWELDELKLPPHMVDTQETRNFFREHLGEVRLFDEQAGKAQALLKKLELDQDTAFIVLDENGTGMPGGKWTNYDWGTRSACIVKWPGISGFETDALAGYCDIVPTLIDAAGGEVPSNLDGKSLLPLITGKTKTHRDNAFFEYNSGREGPPFSSRAVTDGRFKLMWNLTPENLFAVRTINGFDYGYEDTKNPNRDVRQIYTSWLEKAKTDPTAETLVQRYRKQPEFQLFDLDADPWEMNNLANNPEYATQLQKLKTAISGWMTQQGDDGKEPARNARKK